tggcactatatggcagtagcaagaaatgagggtatttgtattcccaatatattctttgaattcccagtcagacaatggcactgtataccagtagtaaaaattgtgggtgcacgtaaccccaatatattctttgaattaccagtcagaaactggcactatatggcagtagcaagaaatgagggtatttataaccccaatatattctttgaattcccagtcagacaatggcactgtataccagtagtaaaagttgtgggtgtatatagccccaattctattgctaggggacttgcagggtatttctggggtgaaggtgggggggcacaccgttggaacgggtatcggggtatatatcgggtatacgggaatacactgacagtgtattccattcaggatcctgggaaagctgggttgcggcgattgagcccgtcagtgccacgttacactgacaagcttctccctggaatttagctcttacaagagctgttgtggttgtcttctccttcctatcctagcctgtccctgcctacccagaatctaagccctagctagctggacggaaacctccgtcctcggtgaattgcaagctcagaatgacgcgaacctgggcgtcgctgttcttttaaattagaggtcacatgttttcggcagccaatgggttttgcctacttttctcaacgtcaccggtgtcgtagttcctgtcccacctaccctgcgctgttattggagcaaaaaaggcgccagggaaggtgggaggggaatcgagtaatggcgcactttaccacgcggtgttcgattcgattcgaacatgccgaacagcctaatatccgatcgaacatgagttcgatagaacactgttcgctcatctctactaagaaccAATTTGTTCATCTCCATAGAACACTTGGCAATCTCCAAGACTCctagatagagatgagtgagtagtactcgatcgagtaggtattcgatagaatactaaggtattctaaatactcgtactcgatcgagttccactcgctattcgaatgtaaaagttcgatgcagaaccagcattgattggctgaatgctatacagttggccaatcaacgctggttcttctcctacctttagaagtcttctccgtgcagctgccccgcggcgtctttcggctcttcattcactctgccaggcatcgggcctgggtagagccgactgcgcatgtccgcttgtagtgcgggcatgcgcagtcggctctgcccaggcccgatgcctggcacagtgaatgaagagccagaagacgctgcggggacgctgcacggagaagacttctcggaggatccagcccgaccctcactcgtggacttggtaagtataatttgatggaacgttgcctacccctgaaacgagcattttccccccatagactataatagggttcgatattcgattcgagtagtcgaatattgaggggctactcgaaacgaatatcgaacctccaacattttactgttcgctcatctctactcctagagCTATGTCTAAGACTCTCTAAGACTCCTAGAGCTGTGTCCATTTCAGAAAGGGGGGGCAAGACTACCCCATTCTCTTGATCAGTGATGGTCTGagtggtcggacccccaccaGTCTGCAAGTTCCCCCCTATCCTAAACATACGGGAGAACTTGGCAACAAGGACATAATCCTTTAACCTAATCTCTATAACAAAAACCTATATTATGATATTTAAGATTGATAATAACAATTTCCATATAAATGTTATAAACTGGTAAAGATTTAGTATAGTCTGTACTTTATACATTTAATCATTGGTCATTCTGGGCTTagtagtcaagtgggtggtcctactcgaTAAAAGATGTTTCCCCATATAAGTGTGCATGCCAAGATAGCTGTCAATAAGTGGGAGATTCTAGTCTTTGATTGACAATTATTTCTATATGCAAACTAACACAGGGAAGGATGTTAACCactaagtaggaccgcccactggactcctaagcctagaATGAGCAGAGGTTTATATGGATAAATGTCGGGTTACGCTGAGTCTTTTCCCACCAAccaatacatcaatctgctcagctcttcctgctctataacatgccgcccgCAGATTAGACTGCATACACAATGTGTAAGGTTCCCTTTAATAAGGATTATCTTCCATCCTAGCTCCACGGACTGATATATCAGATTTCTACAGCCATGGTAATTGATTTTGCTAATGAATTGAAAAGTATAACAGTAAAAAGTGCACATGGGAAATTCCAGAATATTCTATAAGAATAGGATCCTTCTTTTCCCCGTCCGATGAAGCCATCTGCTAACCTGTTTGTTACAATGCTACAGCCATCCATAAATTCCAGCCTAATAATTTGCATGTTCCTGTTGAGAGACGTCTTGCAGACTGTAATTATTACAGAATGTGAGTTTCCCGAGGTGCTAAAGCTTTAGTGCAGCGCTCAGCAGATCTCTTTGTAACCTACCTACAGCACAATACTGGGGAGACTTATGTCTGGTTACTTTGCTTATTTTCAGAGTCTCTTGCGTGTTTTTACTCTACACCAGGAGAATTCTGCTCTGAGCTCCTCAATGGTTCAGTATATATGAGAAGGGATGGAAAGCAAAATAAATAGCAAAATCCATCACACGTTACATGATCATTCATCATCATTCATATAGTCAGAGAACGGAGACCGAGAATCACACACAGACCGCAATACTGCAGGCAAACCACAGTGGATTCCTCTACACTTACCTATAGCCTATGGCTCAAAACaggagatatctatctatctatctatctatctatctatctatctatctatctatctatatctaactacagtatctatcatctatctacagtatctattatctatctgtctatctatctatctatctatctatctatctatctacagtatctatctatctaaagtatctatcatctatctatctatctatctatctatctatctatctatctatctatctatctatctatctatctacagcatctatctatctatctatctatctatctatctatctatctatctatctatctatctatctatctatctacagcatctatctatctatctatctatctatctatctatctatctatctatctatctatctatctacagtatatgtctATCTAcagtctatctatagtatctatctatgtatctatttcctatctatctatctatctatctatctatctatctatctatctatctatctatctatctacagtatatgtctatctatctacagtctatctatagtatctatctatctatctatctatctatctatctatctatctatctatcatctatcatacaTCTACAGTACATATCTATagcatgtctgtctgtctatctatctatctatctatctatctatctatctatctatctatctatctatctatctacagtatctatctatctatctatctatctatctatctatctatctattatctatctatcatctatctatctatctatctatctatctatctacagtctatctatagtatcgatctatttatctatctcctatctatctatctatctatctatctatctatctatctatcatacatctacagtatatatctatagcaTGTctgtctgtttatctatctatctatctatctatctatctacagtatttgtctatctatctatctatctatctatctatctatcatacatctacagtatatatctatagcaTGTctgtctgtttatctatctatctatctatctatctatctatctatctatctatctatctatctacagtatttgtctatctatctatctatctatctatctatctaatttagtTTCTGGCTACACAGattttaaaagtgaaacatttaaaaaaactatTTCACATGTAAAACTTGAGGAGGCAATAACTACAATGCAAAACCACAACAAGTGATAGTAAAGCAATTGCAGTTTTGCAATTTGCCAATTGCCCAATAATGCTGCATGCGAATCCAGACTAAAATTTATCTCAAAAAATGCTAAATTAGAAGATTATGAATAGAAATAAATCGGCTTGCATATGTTGCAGTTTGTTCTCACAATTGTTCTCACTACTTGACATATTCTTCAGGTAAACTGAATATGTCTTTTAGAATAACTTTGTAAagtatttttaattaaaaaagatAATATTTCCTTAGAGATATAATACTATTATTTGCTTGTGACGGCAACTCATGTATTCAAAATACTATATaggtatatagaatacagtacagcttctgttgTATCCCCACTGAAAGAAGCTGGGATATCATTTAGACCGGACATAGgctttccttctcctcctcagagCGCAGCATTTATAGGAGTAAGAGGTAGATGTCCTAATACATAATCCAAGTGGTTAGGGAAAATCAATTATATAATCATCTCAGCACTCCTTGCTGCTTCATCCCTGATCTGTGACAATGATAAGTATAATAGTCCAGGATGAAGCCGCATGGAGTGGAGAGCTAATTCCTTGTCTTCTAGCAGTCAGTAATGGGACATCCACTTGTTCTGTTATAAATGCTGCTGCCTATGATCTCTCAGAAACAGATGAAAAGCCTTTGTCCTGCCAAAATGGTATCTGAATATCAGAATAACTGACCTGCGGGTTCTCATCACTGAGACTGTCGCTTAACATGAGAAGGTGGGGGAGAGGGGGTGACTTGTAGCCCTGTGTTAATGAAGGCAGGTCATTTGTACACAACTTCTCAATTCAGTTCTGTGTGACTCCTGTATCCAGTAGATATGGGATAACTTTAAAGGAGTTGGGTCATCAATccaaataataatacaataagtgaACTGAATATGCTTCTTTTACTGagaatacagcagaagctgtactgtatactactgattatggggataacgtccatccttagggagagaccaccttgcagtggagcaactatggctgtataagtctccacacacctgagaaggtggtctcttcctaaggatggacattatcccatAATCTGGACTCTCAGCCTCCCACTTCTACCAattcagttctctctaggctgcgctgatgaagtccaaagagacagaaacggtgccagcgtagctgagaaattgatttggttataaccccgcattatacagtaaagacttctgggaaagtcaggcatggtgttcagggtgcttcccatagagggcggcataacagaggcactgtctccctgtttacatcttgggagacagatttgcatattcttcccgtgtATTCTACTGGGCATTCAGgccaacactaggttcacactaggcttTTCGTCCTTCGGGCCTGCTTGGGTAACAGAAAGACAGAAACCCtatttgcttaaaaagcggttataaGCGGAGACCCATGGACTATAATTGGTTTTTCCCATAAagtagcagagagaaaagtccttcttgcagTACTTAAACATGCATGTACACTAGTCGCCATAGTAGTCTAAGACCTATTTTTTTGTGGTATCTGGCTTCTTAATCCCATGATAAATATGTATAGTGCACGGGATTCCTGGATTGTCCTGTCCTGTCTTGTCCTCCTGTGTGTTCAGTGCTGAGGTTTCTGATCCTTGGCATTTACTATAGCTCCCTGAATATAGTTAGACAGCCAGCCCTGTTGTATCAGGTATGCAAGCCAAGCATTCCTATGACGTACACTGGCTCTATCACCTACATGTATTCTTATATGGCGTTCACTTGAATGGTGAGGATTTAAAGGGGCGGTCCAATTCTTTTTTGTTGATGGCTTGTGCTTAGGTTAGGTTATGAATAAGACATCAGTGGGGGATTGAAGCCTAGTACCCATGCTGATCttctgtttgaaggggccatgaCACTTGTGTGAGCTCAGAGATGACTCTTTAGCATTGGACATGGTCTGTTTCTATGTGGTTGTGTAATGTAGTTTCAGCCTCATCTCACAGAGATTACACAAGcaccctttaaacagctgatcagcgggagtACTGGGTGTTGGAATTATACTCTTGATAggtgaaaaaagaagaaaaagaatagATAACCTATTTTCCCACAAAATTGAAAAGTGGTAAGGGTTTCCCCATTATAAAATAACAGTATATGGTTGTGATATGGAATTATTTTATGATCGGTGGGGGTCAAACTGCAGGAACGTCCAATAATCCCGCTCTTGTACTGAGGCCCTACGGAGCTTTTTAACTGGCACAACAGCAGCACGGCAACATTTACTCGGTGGCTAGGAATATCACTGGACAGGGAAGGACTGAGACGGGGCCGGCCGCAGCACtaaagctccattcacacagagtaaccgcgttttttgtgcttattttgtgcttattttggcacatagcgtcacataacgccgcgttaacgccgcgtttgcgccatacaatgcgaccgcaaaatagcgcagtgcaaacgcggcgttaacgcggtgtttacgcggcgctatgtgccaaaataagcacaaaataagcacaaaaaaacgccaacgttactctgtgtgaatggagccttaagtCACACCAGTCACACTCCACCAGTCAGTGTTAGCATATTTCTTAGATACTATTAACCCCATCTCTTCATGTAGAGCCAAACAAGACTAAGGGGACGCAAAGCTCAGCCGATTTCAGGTTCGATttcaaaatcagatttccgatcattttccaaccgatcgcaatcgtgaaatttgctcggaattcgatcttttcccatcccaatcgctcaacccaagtcaatgcttctctatgggaaaagtcacttttatggTTGAGCCAATttagagatttcaaaatctgatttccgatcattttccagccaaccccgatcgtgaaatttgcttgatcgccgatcagaatccaatcttttccgatcccgatcgctcaaccctacttggcaCCTGTCCCTCCATTCCAACCGGAccccaacaacaaaaaaatttaaCCTGTTACGAGTACCAGGTACCCTTTATATATCTATAAGACATACTGGTGGTAAAAAGCAGCACAAATCTTGAATACAAGAACAGATACAGTCAATACTAAATATATTTAGACCATACGGCACAGGCTGAATTTTATAGCCTTTCCTCCTATGAGGTTTACGTGTAACGTCACATGGAGTTTATAAAGAATTTAGCTTTACGACTGTAAATCCAGCTTATGAGAGTTCTTATCCACCTTTTGTATTTGCAATTGCCATAAAAAGTATCCAAACGCATAATAATACGTAAGAAAAACTTACAAATAATTCCTTCTAAGACTTACATAACTCATTACGGGCCAGTGCTCTTTATATTTCCACTCTACTAGTTGTATAGACTGTTCACAGCAAGTCAATGACTCTGCAAAAAATTGTCACACCTGTTTTTTGGCCATAAAGTAGATTAGATCACTTATTCTGTTCGCCCAGAATGATCTGGTTTCAATCACTCAAGTGGAGGAATTGTAAAGCACGAATACAGACCACACGCAAAAAAACTGGAGCAATCTGGAGGAAACGCATTAAGAAATCATTCATATTTAATATAAAACCAGTCTATGTTTTTGAAATATTCACAGAATGCTTTGgtcaaaatccaaaaaaaaaagagttagatGACGTACAAAACATTTACATGGAAATTGGTATTTGGTTTCACATAAGAAAATACAATCATAAAGTCCTTATAGGTCTATAGGAAAAGTTCTCTCCCAGGCCCGAAAGAGAAGCATGTTCTGGATTTGACTTCCTTTGCAGTCTTACTGTCCGCATTACATGTCTAGAAACGTGACAATTTAGGCCGTAAAGCTGTTACCTGTCTCAAATCCAAAACTGGGTATGATGTCCACAGTGCCATGGAATGCCCCAGCCCAAGCCGTCGAAGCCATTGTGGTTGTATTTGGCTCTGTCTTAGCTACATCGCACTGCGGTGCAGGAATCCTGGCTGAACGCACCGAAGGCATTAGTAGAGGTCCGTATCGTGGGTCTAGATGGGATCcgggatggtgatgatgatggtgatggtgaaTATGTGGATGTGCATGGTGGTGATACATGTAAACATCATGCATGTGCGCATATGTAGAACTGGTCGGTGAAGCCAATGGATAATGCCAAGAttctggtggaggatgcgggatAGTCTGATGCACATTTTCTCCGGACCAACTGCTAGGGTCAGGGGTGGAGAACGTGCCAGTGGCCGTTGTTGTAAAGTCTGGATGAGCTCCACTTAAGGAAGCTGGTGGTGATGATTGATATGAGCTTGTCCATAGTGATGGAGGTAGACCAGTCCTTTGACAGGATACTGATGGACTGTCTGAAAATAAAAATAGGACAAAAACATCAATAATCAATCATTTTGGACAAAGTTACAGAGACCTCAATCGTACATATTAAAGGTGACCATATGAATTAGGAATAGGTTGAGGGCTGATGAACCAATAACGGATCATCTGGAGGACGATTGTTTCCTAGATGCAGTCATACACATTATAGTCCATGTCACCTATACAGTTGGCGACAGATTTCCAATGACATGGGAGAAAAAGACAAAGCAATGTTTCTGGGAACGTTCATACAACATTCTGAGAACATTCTGTCCACGAAAGATCATTTGAGGACAAAAGATCTTTCTTCTGACTACTGCACGAAGATTTCAAACATGGTCTT
This sequence is a window from Leptodactylus fuscus isolate aLepFus1 chromosome 2, aLepFus1.hap2, whole genome shotgun sequence. Protein-coding genes within it:
- the VGLL3 gene encoding transcription cofactor vestigial-like protein 3 isoform X2; amino-acid sequence: MSCLDVMYHHQVYGMHQYLPGTAACTSAYYHHHHNQQKIAAYSKMQEALEMAFPTKQEEDEKDQPAEMEYLNSRCVLLTYFHGDIGAVVDEHFSRALSQMRNFNPENTASKSKTGTSRDSPSVSCQRTGLPPSLWTSSYQSSPPASLSGAHPDFTTTATGTFSTPDPSSWSGENVHQTIPHPPPESWHYPLASPTSSTYAHMHDVYMYHHHAHPHIHHHHHHHHPGSHLDPRYGPLLMPSVRSARIPAPQCDVAKTEPNTTTMASTAWAGAFHGTVDIIPSFGFETGNSFTA
- the VGLL3 gene encoding transcription cofactor vestigial-like protein 3 isoform X1, which produces MSCLDVMYHHQVYGMHQYLPGTAACTSAYYHHHHNQQKKIAAYSKMQEALEMAFPTKQEEDEKDQPAEMEYLNSRCVLLTYFHGDIGAVVDEHFSRALSQMRNFNPENTASKSKTGTSRDSPSVSCQRTGLPPSLWTSSYQSSPPASLSGAHPDFTTTATGTFSTPDPSSWSGENVHQTIPHPPPESWHYPLASPTSSTYAHMHDVYMYHHHAHPHIHHHHHHHHPGSHLDPRYGPLLMPSVRSARIPAPQCDVAKTEPNTTTMASTAWAGAFHGTVDIIPSFGFETGNSFTA